From Microcystis aeruginosa NIES-2549, a single genomic window includes:
- a CDS encoding mannose-1-phosphate guanyltransferase, whose amino-acid sequence MRAVLMAGGSGTRLRPLTCDLPKPMVPILNRPIAEHIINLLRKHDITEIITTLHYLPDVMRDYFQDGSDFGVKITYAVEEDQPLGTAGCVKNIAEWLDDTFLVISGDSITDFDLQKAIAFHKSKNSKATLVLTRVANPIEFGVVITDKEGRIRRFIEKPSTSEIFSDTVNTGTYILEPEVLDYLPYKEEADFSKDLFPLLLQRGEPMYGYVADGYWCDVGHLEAYREAQYDALSGKVNLEFPYRETSPGVWVGTNTYIDPSAQIEAPAMIGNHCRIGANVLIERGSVIGDNVTIGAGSDLKRPILWNGVVIGDEVNLAACTIARGTRIDRRAQVHEGAVIGQLSIVGEEAQINSGVRVWPSKQIESGAILNINLIWGNTAHKNLFGQRGVSGLANIDITPEFAVKLGAAYGSILKPGSTVIVSRDQRSVSRMVSRSLIAGLMSVGVNIQNLQANALPISRTLVAKLNVVGGIHVRIHPDRPDFLLIEFLDEKGINVSKAKEKKIEGAYFKEDLRRVGMQEIGSMSYPADILDNYRKTFETQLNVEAIRNSSSKIVIDYAYGVSGAILPELLAKFGCDAVVLNASLRQNALSMQERELLIHQLGHVVEALKANLGVQVSANGEQLVLVDESGLSIRGEQLTALMVNTILTAHPRGTVVVPVHASSAVEQIARRHDGRVVRTKASPSALMEGCQTNPNVVLGGSGQTGFIFPQLHPGFDAMFSVAKLLEMLTIQERSLAQVRAELPRIYNKNTAVRCPWKVKGSLMRYLVETHATDNLELIDGVKVINPLNDDWVLILPDAGEPLVHIYANSEQREWVDRTIKEYRHRVQYFVEHYQGEIVMI is encoded by the coding sequence ATGCGAGCGGTACTAATGGCAGGTGGTTCGGGGACAAGATTACGTCCGCTTACTTGTGATCTTCCCAAACCGATGGTCCCGATTCTCAACCGTCCGATCGCCGAACATATTATTAATTTACTGCGAAAGCATGACATTACCGAAATTATCACCACCCTGCACTATCTCCCCGATGTCATGCGCGACTACTTTCAAGACGGCAGCGACTTTGGGGTAAAAATCACCTACGCTGTCGAGGAGGATCAACCCCTAGGCACCGCAGGATGTGTGAAAAATATCGCCGAATGGTTAGATGATACCTTTCTGGTGATTAGTGGCGATAGTATCACCGATTTTGACCTGCAAAAAGCGATCGCATTCCATAAAAGCAAAAACTCGAAAGCAACTCTAGTCCTGACGCGGGTTGCCAATCCGATCGAATTTGGGGTAGTGATTACCGACAAAGAAGGCAGAATTCGCCGTTTTATCGAAAAACCATCCACCAGCGAGATTTTTTCCGATACCGTCAACACCGGAACCTATATTCTTGAACCAGAAGTCCTCGATTATCTCCCCTACAAAGAAGAAGCCGACTTTTCTAAAGATTTGTTTCCGCTGCTGCTGCAAAGGGGCGAACCTATGTATGGTTATGTGGCCGATGGTTATTGGTGCGATGTCGGTCATCTGGAGGCCTACCGAGAAGCGCAATACGACGCTTTATCCGGCAAAGTTAACCTGGAATTTCCCTATCGAGAAACATCCCCCGGGGTATGGGTCGGCACTAATACTTATATCGATCCTAGCGCCCAGATCGAGGCCCCGGCCATGATCGGCAATCATTGCCGCATTGGTGCAAATGTTCTGATCGAGAGGGGTTCGGTTATCGGCGATAATGTCACCATCGGTGCCGGTTCCGATCTGAAACGTCCCATTCTCTGGAATGGTGTGGTGATCGGGGATGAGGTCAATTTAGCCGCTTGTACGATCGCTAGGGGAACCAGAATCGATCGACGGGCCCAGGTACACGAAGGTGCGGTGATCGGACAATTATCGATCGTGGGGGAAGAAGCGCAGATCAATTCCGGGGTCAGAGTCTGGCCGAGTAAACAGATCGAATCGGGAGCCATCCTCAATATTAACCTGATTTGGGGAAATACTGCCCATAAAAACCTCTTTGGTCAACGAGGAGTATCGGGACTCGCTAACATCGATATCACGCCCGAATTCGCCGTTAAACTGGGGGCAGCCTACGGTTCCATCCTGAAACCGGGGTCAACGGTAATCGTCTCCCGGGATCAACGTAGTGTCTCGCGCATGGTCAGTCGATCGCTGATTGCCGGTTTAATGTCCGTGGGAGTTAATATCCAAAACCTACAAGCGAATGCTTTACCGATTTCGCGGACTTTGGTGGCTAAATTAAACGTAGTCGGTGGCATTCACGTCCGTATCCATCCCGATCGCCCAGATTTTCTCTTAATCGAGTTTTTAGACGAAAAAGGGATTAATGTTTCCAAAGCCAAGGAAAAGAAAATCGAAGGGGCCTATTTTAAAGAAGATCTGCGACGGGTGGGAATGCAGGAAATCGGCAGTATGTCCTATCCGGCTGATATTCTCGATAATTACCGCAAAACCTTTGAAACTCAGCTAAATGTGGAGGCTATTCGCAATAGTAGCTCCAAAATCGTCATTGATTACGCCTACGGAGTCTCTGGCGCGATTTTACCAGAATTACTGGCTAAATTTGGCTGTGATGCCGTGGTTCTCAATGCCAGTTTACGTCAGAATGCCCTTTCCATGCAGGAAAGAGAGTTACTGATCCATCAATTGGGCCATGTGGTGGAGGCCCTGAAAGCGAACTTAGGGGTACAAGTTTCGGCCAACGGGGAACAATTAGTCCTCGTCGATGAGAGTGGTTTATCGATTCGCGGGGAACAATTAACTGCTCTAATGGTGAATACAATTCTGACCGCCCATCCTCGCGGTACAGTGGTAGTGCCGGTTCATGCTTCTAGTGCCGTGGAACAGATCGCGCGTCGTCACGATGGCCGGGTGGTGCGGACAAAAGCCAGTCCTAGCGCTTTAATGGAAGGATGTCAAACCAATCCTAACGTGGTTTTGGGAGGCTCTGGGCAAACTGGGTTTATTTTTCCGCAATTACATCCCGGTTTCGATGCCATGTTCAGCGTGGCGAAACTTTTGGAGATGTTAACCATTCAGGAACGTTCTCTAGCTCAGGTGCGGGCCGAGTTACCGCGCATTTACAATAAGAATACGGCGGTGCGTTGTCCTTGGAAAGTAAAGGGATCCTTGATGCGCTATCTGGTGGAGACTCACGCTACCGATAATCTAGAGTTAATCGATGGAGTCAAGGTGATTAATCCCCTTAATGATGACTGGGTATTGATTTTACCCGATGCCGGAGAACCTTTAGTGCATATCTACGCTAACAGTGAGCAGCGGGAATGGGTCGATCGGACAATTAAAGAATATCGTCACCGTGTGCAGTATTTCGTCGAACATTACCAGGGCGAAATAGTGATGATTTAA